CTGACCGACACACGCCGGCGGATCGCCGGTTGTGCTGACCACATGACGAAACTTTAATGTAGGTGCCGGCCGGCCGGCTCCGGATTTATCCGTAAATACCCGGGTTTCCCGCGCCCCTGTCGCCCGCTCAAGCGGCCATGCGGCCGACGGCGCTTGCCTGTCAAGCTCGGCTTATGCTCTCGTTCCGCCATTGCCGGGCCAAGAACTTCAATTCAAGAGACTTCGATCGTGACTGAGCGGGTAACGTTGATCACCGGCGCTTCGGCGGGCATAGGTGCGGAGCTGGCGCGCGTGTTTGCCGCCAATGGACATCGCCTCGCATTGACGGCGCGGCGCGCGGATCGATTGGAAGAGCTCGCGAACGAGCTCGCCGCCAGGGGTGGCAAGAAGCCGATCGTGATTGCCTGCGATCTCGAGAACCCCGACGCCGGCGAGACGATCGCAGCTGCGCTGGCCGCCGAAGGCGTCGAGCTCGATCACCTCGTCAACAATGCCGGCTTCGGCGTGTTCGGCGACGCCATCGAGCGCGATCGTGACGAGCAGGTCGGGATTGTCGATGTCAACGTGCGGGCCCTGACGGATTTGTCGCTGCGCTTCGCCGATCAGCTCATCAGGAACAAGGGCGGTCTTCTCAATGTCGGCTCGGTCGCGGGCTTCCTGCCCGGCCCCGGCATGGCGGTCTATTATGCGTCCAAGGCCTACGTGATTTCCTTCACCGAAGCGCTGCGGGCCGAGCTCGCACCGCGCGGCGTTCGCGTCACCGTGCTGTGCCCGGGTCCCGTGCCCACCGAATTCCAGGCGCGTGCCGGCGTCGGCTCCGGACATGATACGGCCCTTCTCAATGTTTCGGCGGCCGAGGTCGCGCGGGAGGCCTATCGTGGCCTGATGGCCAACAAACGGGCAGTGCTGCCCGGTCTCGGCATCAAGATTGTGCCGTTTGCGCTGCGCTTCTTCCCGCGGGGCTTCATCCTGGCCGCCACCAGCCGATTCCAGCGGCAGAGGCATTAGGTCTCGAAGCGCCCGTGCTGGCCCGGAGCTTGCTTCGGTTTTGATGTGTGCGCGAACTCACACGAAATTAACGATCGCTTAGTTATGCTGGCGGTCTGAACAGATAGCACTCGCAGAGGCCATGTCGTTCCGGACGGACAGGTTTGTTGGCGCAGAATTGGTGCCCTTCCCCAGAAGGACGCCACTCGCCGCCGCCTCAGATGCCCAATTGCCGGTTCTGATCATCCTGCACCAGGAATCCTCGACGCCCGGCCGCGTCGGCAATGCGCTGCGCGCGCTCGGCCATCACCTCGACATCCGCCGTCCGCGCTTCGGCGATGCCTTGCCGGAGACGCTCGACCGGCATGCCGGCGCCGTGATCTTCGGCGGGCCGATGAGCGCCAACGATCCCGATGACTACATCCGCCGTGAGATCGACTGGATCGAAATTCCGCTGCGTGAGCAGCGGCCGTTCCTCGGCATCTGCCTGGGGGCCCAGATGCTGGCGATGCAGCTCGGCGCCCGCGTCGCGCCGCATGCCGATGCGCTGACCCAGATCGGTTACTACCCGATCCGGCCCACAGCCGCGGGCCACGCCCTTTGCCCGGCCTGGCCGGCCCAAGTCTATCACTGGCATCGCGAGGGATTCGAGCTGCCGGCCGGTACGGAGCTGCTGGCGGAAGGCGACGATTTTCCGGTGCAGGCGTTCCGCGCCGGCAACGCCTTCGGCGTGCAGTTTCATCCTGACGTGACCTACGCGATGATGCATCGCTGGACCACGCGCGGCTATGACGGCTTCAGCGCGCCCGGTGCGCGGCAGCGACATCATCATTTCGCGGATCGTGCCGTCTACGATGCCGCAGAGCGCGCCTGGCTCGACCATTTCATCGACGGCTGGCTGGCGCGCCGACCGGTCCTGGCGCAAGCCGCCGAGTGATCCGCGCGTTCGCGCAAGTCCTTGGCGCAAGTCCTTGGCACAGGTCCTTGGCACAGTTTCTTGGCGCAAGTCTCTGCCTCTTCCCTTGATATGCTAGGCTCGTTGCCAACGAGCGCGCGAACGCGCCGGTAGACGAAGGGAGAGCGCCATGGCCTACGAGCACATTCTCTATGAGGTGAGCGACAAGATCGCGACCATCACGCTCAATCGCCCCGACCGCATGAATGCGTGGACGCCGACCATGGAGCGCGACGTGCGCCAGGCGATGGAAGCGTCGAGCAATGATGACAATGTCCGCGTCATCATCCTCACCGGCGCGGGCCGCGCCTTCTGTGCCGGCGCCGACATGGATGCGCTGAAGGGACTCGACCCCGATGACGTCAGGCGCGCGTCGAACCTGCCGCCGTTCGACATGAATCGGCGTCCGGACTGGCAGACGCGCTACGGTTTCTATCCGTCGATCAAGAAGCCTGTGATCGCCATGCTCAATGGCGCCACTGCGGGCATCGGCCTTGTCCACGCGCTCTATTGCGACCTGCGCTTTGCCGCTGACAACACCGTGTTCACGACCGCCTTCGCGCGGCGCGGCCTGATTGCCGAGCACGGCATCAGCTGGATGCTGCCGCGCATCGTAGGTCATGCCAATGCGATGGATTTGCTGCTCTCGGCGCGGCGCGTGCCGAGCGACGAGGCGTTGCGGATCGGCCTGGTGAACCGGCTCTGCCCGCCGGAGAAGCTGCGCGAGGAGACCTATGCCTATGCGCGCGATCTCGCCGATTTCGTCTCGCCAAGCGCGATGGCCGTGATCAAGCGCCAGCTCTACGAGGTGCCGTTCCAGACCCTGGCGGAGGCAACGATCGAGGCCAATCGGGACATGATGGTGGCGCTGGCCGGTAGCGATTTCCGGGAGGGGGTCGCGAGTTTTATGGAGAAGAGAGCGCCGCGGTTTACGGGGAGGTAGGGGGCGAGATCTGAGGACGTAGCCCGGCTTCGCCCTTCGGGCTACGTCGCGGCAGCCTTCGCTACGAAGCGGCTTGCCGAGCCGAAGCAGGCGTAGCCTGCGAAGGCTGGTGGAGCCAGGCGGGATCGAACCGCCGACCTCGTCATTGCGAACGACGCGCTCTCCCAGCTGAGCTATGGCCCCGTTTGCTGGCCACTCTGGTGAATGCGGCCGACAACCGGGCGCCATTTAAGTCCCCGCCAAGGTCAAGTCAAGGACGGGTGTAAGGCGGTTTTAGCCATTCAGGGTGCCGACTTCCCTTGTTTGGGCGGGGGGGAACCGATATCTAGCAAAAGGCGCCAATCCCGACCGCAGCCAGCGTTTTCAAAAGCCCGAGTCTCTTCAAAAGCCAGAGTCTTCCAAATCATGCGTGCCGTTCTCGACATCGTCATCATCGTGCTCGACCTCTACGTCTGGCTCCTGATCGCCTCCGCGATCCTGTCCTGGCTGATCGCATTCAACGTCGTGAACACGCGCAACCAGTTCGTGTCGGCGGTGGCGGAGTTCCTGTATCGGATCACCGAGCCGGTGCTGGCGCCGATTCGCAATTTCCTGCCCAGTCTCGGCGGTCTCGACATCTCGCCGATCATCCTGATCCTGCTCATCATGTTCATCGAGCGGGTGATCCTGTACTACATCTACCCGAACGTGATCTGAGCGGGCTGGAGCCCTTGGTTGCCGACAAAGCTTGTAAGGAACCCTGGCGTTACTCGGCCGCAGGCATCAGCATCGCGCTGCGGGTGACGCCGCGCGGCGGTCGCGACGGCATCGACGGGATCGAGCAGTTGGCCGACGGCCGCAGCGTGCTCAAGGTGCGGGTGCGCGCCATCGCCGATGGCGGCGAGGCCAACAAGGCCGTTCTGGGCCTGCTGGCGAAATCGCTGGGGGTCTCCAAGGCCGGCGTGAAGCTCCTGTCCGGCGCCACCTCGCGGCTGAAGCAGATCGCGGTCGACGGCGATCCGGCACGGCTCGGCGAAGCCCTGCGCCAGCTCGTCTCGGCCCAATCGAAAGACTGAGGGAACTGACATGACCGCTGAGATCATCGATGGAAAAGTCATCGCCGCGGAACTTCGGGCCCGCGTCGCCGACGAGGTCGCCCGCGTCAAGCGCGAGCACAATCTGGTGCCGGGGCTGGCGGTGGTGCTGGTCGGCAGCGACCCCGCCAGCGAGGTTTATGTCCGCTCCAAGCACACCCAGACCCAGGCCGCCGGCATGGCCTCGTTCGAGCACAAGCTGCCGGCCGACGTCTCGCAGGCAGATCTCCTGGCGCTGGTCGCAAAGCTCAACCGCGATCCGGCCGTGCACGGCATTCTGGTGCAGCTGCCGCTGCCGAAAGGGCTGAACACCGAAGCTGTCGTCAACGCCATCGACCCCGCCAAGGACGTCGACGGGTTGCATCCGAACAATGCCGGACGACTCGCCGGCGGTTTCGAGGCGCTGTCGCCCTGCACGCCGCTCGGCTGCATCATC
The sequence above is drawn from the Bradyrhizobium amphicarpaeae genome and encodes:
- a CDS encoding glutamine amidotransferase, with amino-acid sequence MSFRTDRFVGAELVPFPRRTPLAAASDAQLPVLIILHQESSTPGRVGNALRALGHHLDIRRPRFGDALPETLDRHAGAVIFGGPMSANDPDDYIRREIDWIEIPLREQRPFLGICLGAQMLAMQLGARVAPHADALTQIGYYPIRPTAAGHALCPAWPAQVYHWHREGFELPAGTELLAEGDDFPVQAFRAGNAFGVQFHPDVTYAMMHRWTTRGYDGFSAPGARQRHHHFADRAVYDAAERAWLDHFIDGWLARRPVLAQAAE
- a CDS encoding enoyl-CoA hydratase: MAYEHILYEVSDKIATITLNRPDRMNAWTPTMERDVRQAMEASSNDDNVRVIILTGAGRAFCAGADMDALKGLDPDDVRRASNLPPFDMNRRPDWQTRYGFYPSIKKPVIAMLNGATAGIGLVHALYCDLRFAADNTVFTTAFARRGLIAEHGISWMLPRIVGHANAMDLLLSARRVPSDEALRIGLVNRLCPPEKLREETYAYARDLADFVSPSAMAVIKRQLYEVPFQTLAEATIEANRDMMVALAGSDFREGVASFMEKRAPRFTGR
- the folD gene encoding bifunctional methylenetetrahydrofolate dehydrogenase/methenyltetrahydrofolate cyclohydrolase FolD; this translates as MTAEIIDGKVIAAELRARVADEVARVKREHNLVPGLAVVLVGSDPASEVYVRSKHTQTQAAGMASFEHKLPADVSQADLLALVAKLNRDPAVHGILVQLPLPKGLNTEAVVNAIDPAKDVDGLHPNNAGRLAGGFEALSPCTPLGCIILTKSVHASLEGMNAIVIGRSNLVGRPLVQLLLNENATVTIAHSRSRDLPGLVKQADLVYAAVGRPEMVRGDWLKPGATVIDVGINRIPKEDGKTRLVGDVAYQEALGVAGAITPVPGGVGQMTVACLLVNTLRAACAIAELPKPAV
- a CDS encoding DUF167 domain-containing protein, whose product is MVADKACKEPWRYSAAGISIALRVTPRGGRDGIDGIEQLADGRSVLKVRVRAIADGGEANKAVLGLLAKSLGVSKAGVKLLSGATSRLKQIAVDGDPARLGEALRQLVSAQSKD
- a CDS encoding SDR family NAD(P)-dependent oxidoreductase, coding for MTERVTLITGASAGIGAELARVFAANGHRLALTARRADRLEELANELAARGGKKPIVIACDLENPDAGETIAAALAAEGVELDHLVNNAGFGVFGDAIERDRDEQVGIVDVNVRALTDLSLRFADQLIRNKGGLLNVGSVAGFLPGPGMAVYYASKAYVISFTEALRAELAPRGVRVTVLCPGPVPTEFQARAGVGSGHDTALLNVSAAEVAREAYRGLMANKRAVLPGLGIKIVPFALRFFPRGFILAATSRFQRQRH
- a CDS encoding YggT family protein, with the translated sequence MRAVLDIVIIVLDLYVWLLIASAILSWLIAFNVVNTRNQFVSAVAEFLYRITEPVLAPIRNFLPSLGGLDISPIILILLIMFIERVILYYIYPNVI